Proteins from a single region of Nocardioides anomalus:
- a CDS encoding FAD-binding oxidoreductase, translating into MRTLLTGWGRTAPSAATLVETGDVAGLLRSRPERGVIARGLGRSYGDAAQNAGGTVLAPIPGPTTVDDETGVVTAAAGTSLHDLMGRLLRERRFVPVTPGTRYVTVGGAVAADIHGKNHHRDGSFGHHVLSLDLVTPDGALRTIDPDREPDLFWATVGGMGLTGVITSVRFRAPRIESAYVTVRTERIGGLDALLRTMRAHDDEYHYSVAWVDTLASGRSLGRSVLTRGDHAPAAELSGGAARHPWRGPADPRLAVPVTLRAVNRLGVRAFNELWFRKAPRDAVGLESLATFFHPLDAVEGWNRLYGRGGLVQYQLVVPDDAEAAVAEALRLLAAAGQPSFLAVLKRFGAAGPGMLSFPQPGWTLALDLPAAPGLVPLFRDLDRLTAEAGGRLYLAKDARMSRELFDRTYPRADEFRALRRDLDPDGVLTSDLARRLDL; encoded by the coding sequence GTGAGGACGCTGCTCACCGGCTGGGGCCGGACCGCGCCGAGCGCGGCCACGCTGGTGGAGACCGGCGACGTGGCCGGGCTGCTGCGCTCGCGCCCGGAGCGGGGGGTCATCGCGCGCGGGCTCGGACGCTCGTACGGCGACGCGGCGCAGAACGCCGGAGGCACGGTCCTCGCCCCGATCCCCGGCCCGACCACCGTGGACGACGAGACCGGCGTGGTCACCGCGGCGGCGGGCACGAGCCTGCACGACCTGATGGGCCGGCTCCTGCGCGAGCGGCGCTTCGTGCCGGTCACGCCGGGCACGCGCTACGTCACGGTCGGGGGAGCGGTCGCGGCCGACATCCACGGCAAGAACCACCACCGCGACGGCTCCTTCGGCCACCACGTTCTCTCGCTCGACCTGGTCACCCCAGACGGCGCGCTCCGCACGATCGATCCGGACCGCGAGCCCGACCTCTTCTGGGCCACGGTCGGCGGCATGGGCCTGACGGGGGTCATCACCTCCGTGCGGTTCCGGGCGCCGCGCATCGAGTCGGCGTACGTCACCGTGCGGACCGAGCGCATCGGCGGCCTGGACGCGCTGCTGCGGACCATGCGTGCGCACGACGACGAGTACCACTACTCGGTGGCGTGGGTCGACACCCTCGCCTCCGGGCGGTCGCTCGGTCGCTCGGTGCTGACCCGGGGTGACCACGCCCCGGCGGCCGAGCTGAGCGGCGGGGCGGCCCGGCACCCCTGGCGCGGGCCGGCCGACCCGCGACTCGCGGTGCCCGTCACCCTGCGCGCGGTCAACCGGCTCGGCGTCCGGGCCTTCAACGAGCTGTGGTTCCGCAAGGCCCCCAGGGACGCGGTCGGACTGGAGTCGCTCGCAACGTTCTTCCACCCGCTCGACGCGGTGGAGGGCTGGAACCGGCTCTACGGCCGGGGTGGGCTGGTCCAGTACCAGCTCGTCGTCCCCGACGACGCCGAGGCCGCGGTGGCCGAGGCGCTGCGCCTGCTCGCGGCCGCCGGGCAGCCGTCGTTCCTGGCCGTGCTGAAGCGGTTCGGGGCCGCCGGTCCCGGGATGCTGTCCTTCCCGCAGCCGGGCTGGACGCTGGCCCTGGACCTGCCGGCCGCGCCGGGCCTCGTGCCGCTGTTCCGCGACCTCGACCGGCTGACCGCCGAGGCCGGGGGCCGGCTCTACCTGGCCAAGGACGCCCGGATGTCGCGCGAGCTCTTCGACCGCACCTACCCGCGGGCGGACGAGTTCCGCGCCCTGCGACGCGACCTCGATCCCGACGGCGTCCTCACCTCCGACCTCGCCCGCCGCCTCGACCTCTAG
- a CDS encoding alpha-(1->3)-arabinofuranosyltransferase domain-containing protein — MTEAPERPSSVHTSALRQVGYAVVLTAFAFAQSAGQVVADTKFDLVTAPWRFVSRGLRLWDPTAAFGQLQNQAYGYAWPMGPFFVLGDLVQVPDWVVQRLWWALLLCVGFFGVLRLARRLDLGTPGTQVLAAFAFVLTPRFTTLLGETSVELWPMALTPWVLLPLVVASEQGSVRRYAALSALVVATCGGVNAVAVAAVLPLGVVFVVTRSRGPRRWRLMGWWTLFTALATAWWWLPLLLLGRYSVPFLDYIENATITTVPTDLARTLVGESDWVAYFAGIDYQAGQQLVSTPFLMLDAAAVVALGLLGIALRDNAHRRFLTLGLLTGLVLVGFGYAGDLSGFWASQRLDALDGALAPLRNLHKFDVVLRLPLVLGLAHAMARLPALVRTPESPSASRGAAFAVRAMAVLALAGLALPWAQDRIAPRQGVEAVPAYWHQVADYLADTDDGSVSLEVPAAAFGVHTWGNTHDDVLQGLARSPWAVRNVIPLAQPGNVEVLDAVTRTIESGRPSSTLAGYLADNGVGRLVVRNDLDRFQTGAPDPSLVRAVLDQSPGLSLARSFGPTLGQPASSVVETDEGDARVVAGNGLSLETGSVDVYDVDPRLTGGGDGVLVTSPRAVVGDPTTGLRRDVDRVAAAVGVLAEDADVPAGADAVDPDTGQVLTDGTRRRETNFAAVRSNESATMSALRSYRLPGPEHTHRFLEDQDRWQTTEVWAGDVADVTATSSQAFADGKVPLEIGSHPGAAIDGDVTTAWRSSGDLEPVGESWLVTFARQVSVPSVTVRLAADSAPVQRLALEVGDADPQVVDAPEPGQAATYPLASTGDSLRITAAGPDLGVAASFALAEVTVPGLEELRLLELPTPAADRPVDVVSLARDPDRAACVPLGHPVACDDALGAPGEDGDELARRVRLEQPDSYRLSGTVSLRRHIAGTPLVPGGATAVVEPSADLLRDVARGPGAAVDGDRGTTWVATDDDDTLEVTLPEPTVVDRFRIMVDPDAPASTPTTVEVSSGGRTAEVDLDSQGRGDLPGWPVSTLSLKVLQTDQAFLVSGRDFLTAPPGITELSVNRHRLVDQPRAAVTYPCGTGPAVRLGTTTVPTAVRASVRDLVRGASVPFTPCAANEVDLAAGATDVVAAPSALFRADTLTLTRIGATAATATPVEVRRDAAGAPVSAAVPARSDRSVLSLPQNTNVGWIATLDGDRLEPQRVDGWKQGWVLPAGSAGTVRFDYEPSGTFTGALLAGGFGVLLCLAGALLPARRRTGLARLADGRVGILDVLVVVAAGGLLAGGWGIAAFVVAAVLGRLTSRWLGAWGLLAALGALLVGVGLSWAPINEADWANDWRQVCSLAAVACVVAALATRSGRRETVEPVHGHDPEMAQAHRA; from the coding sequence GTGACCGAGGCGCCGGAGCGGCCCTCGTCGGTGCACACGTCCGCGCTGCGCCAGGTCGGGTACGCCGTCGTGCTCACCGCGTTCGCCTTCGCCCAGTCGGCCGGCCAGGTCGTCGCCGACACCAAGTTCGACCTGGTGACCGCGCCGTGGCGCTTCGTCAGCCGCGGGCTCCGGCTCTGGGACCCGACCGCGGCGTTCGGGCAGCTGCAGAACCAGGCCTACGGCTACGCCTGGCCGATGGGGCCGTTCTTCGTGCTCGGCGACCTGGTGCAGGTACCGGACTGGGTGGTCCAGCGGCTCTGGTGGGCGCTCCTGCTGTGCGTCGGCTTCTTCGGCGTGCTCCGGCTGGCCCGCCGCCTGGACCTGGGCACCCCGGGCACGCAGGTCCTCGCGGCGTTCGCGTTCGTCCTCACCCCCCGCTTCACCACGCTCCTCGGCGAGACCTCCGTCGAGCTCTGGCCGATGGCCCTCACGCCGTGGGTGCTGCTCCCACTGGTGGTGGCGAGCGAGCAGGGCTCGGTCCGGCGGTACGCCGCACTGAGCGCCTTGGTCGTCGCGACCTGCGGCGGGGTCAACGCGGTCGCGGTGGCCGCCGTGCTGCCCCTCGGTGTCGTCTTCGTCGTGACCCGCTCCCGCGGCCCGCGCCGCTGGCGACTCATGGGCTGGTGGACGCTCTTCACCGCCCTGGCCACCGCGTGGTGGTGGCTGCCGCTGCTGCTGCTCGGGCGCTACAGCGTGCCGTTCCTGGACTACATCGAGAACGCCACCATCACCACCGTCCCCACCGACCTGGCGCGCACGCTGGTGGGGGAGTCGGACTGGGTCGCCTACTTCGCCGGCATCGACTACCAGGCCGGCCAGCAGCTCGTGTCCACGCCGTTCCTCATGCTCGACGCGGCCGCCGTCGTGGCGCTGGGCCTGCTCGGCATCGCGCTGCGCGACAACGCCCACCGCCGCTTCCTCACCCTCGGCCTCCTGACCGGACTGGTGCTCGTGGGCTTCGGGTACGCCGGCGACCTGTCCGGCTTCTGGGCCAGCCAGCGCCTCGACGCCCTCGACGGCGCCCTCGCCCCGCTGCGCAACCTGCACAAGTTCGACGTCGTGCTCCGCCTCCCGCTCGTCCTCGGCCTGGCCCACGCCATGGCCCGGCTGCCCGCGCTGGTCCGCACCCCGGAGTCACCGAGCGCGAGCCGCGGCGCCGCCTTCGCGGTCCGCGCCATGGCGGTCCTCGCGCTGGCCGGCCTCGCGCTGCCCTGGGCGCAGGACCGCATCGCCCCGCGTCAGGGCGTCGAGGCCGTCCCGGCGTACTGGCACCAGGTCGCGGACTACCTCGCCGACACCGACGACGGCTCGGTGTCCCTCGAGGTGCCGGCCGCCGCGTTCGGCGTCCACACCTGGGGCAACACGCACGACGACGTCCTCCAGGGCCTGGCCCGCAGCCCGTGGGCGGTCCGCAACGTCATCCCGCTCGCCCAGCCCGGCAACGTCGAGGTGCTCGACGCCGTGACGCGCACCATCGAGTCCGGCCGCCCCAGCAGCACCCTCGCGGGCTACCTCGCCGACAACGGGGTCGGTCGCCTCGTCGTGCGCAACGACCTCGACCGGTTCCAGACCGGCGCGCCGGACCCCTCGCTGGTCCGGGCGGTCCTCGACCAGTCGCCCGGCCTCTCCCTCGCCCGCTCCTTCGGGCCGACCCTGGGCCAGCCCGCCTCCTCCGTGGTCGAGACGGACGAAGGTGACGCCCGGGTCGTGGCCGGCAACGGGTTGTCGCTGGAGACCGGGTCGGTCGACGTGTACGACGTCGATCCCCGCCTCACGGGCGGAGGCGACGGGGTGCTGGTGACCAGCCCCCGTGCCGTGGTCGGGGACCCGACGACCGGGCTGCGCCGCGACGTGGACCGCGTGGCGGCGGCGGTCGGGGTGCTGGCCGAGGACGCCGACGTCCCCGCCGGCGCCGACGCCGTGGACCCGGACACCGGGCAGGTGCTCACCGACGGGACCCGCCGCCGCGAGACCAACTTCGCCGCCGTGCGCAGCAACGAGTCGGCGACCATGTCGGCGCTGCGCTCGTACCGCCTGCCCGGCCCCGAGCACACCCACCGGTTCCTGGAGGACCAGGACCGCTGGCAGACCACCGAGGTCTGGGCCGGTGACGTCGCGGACGTCACCGCCACCTCGAGCCAGGCGTTCGCCGACGGCAAGGTCCCGCTCGAGATCGGGTCGCACCCCGGCGCCGCGATCGACGGTGACGTCACGACCGCCTGGCGCTCCTCCGGTGACCTGGAGCCGGTGGGGGAGTCGTGGCTGGTCACCTTCGCCCGCCAGGTGTCGGTCCCCTCGGTCACCGTCCGGCTCGCCGCGGACTCCGCGCCGGTGCAGCGGCTCGCGCTCGAGGTCGGGGACGCCGACCCCCAGGTGGTCGACGCCCCCGAGCCGGGCCAGGCGGCGACGTACCCGCTCGCGTCGACGGGCGACAGCCTGCGGATCACCGCGGCCGGCCCCGACCTCGGCGTGGCCGCGAGCTTCGCGTTGGCCGAGGTGACGGTGCCCGGGCTGGAAGAGCTGCGGCTGCTCGAGCTGCCGACGCCCGCTGCGGACCGCCCCGTCGACGTGGTGAGCCTGGCGCGCGACCCCGATCGCGCCGCGTGCGTCCCGCTCGGCCACCCGGTCGCCTGCGACGACGCGCTCGGTGCGCCTGGCGAGGACGGCGACGAGCTGGCTCGGCGGGTGCGTCTCGAGCAGCCCGACTCCTACCGGCTCTCCGGGACCGTGTCGCTGCGGCGGCACATCGCCGGCACTCCTCTGGTTCCTGGTGGCGCGACGGCGGTCGTCGAACCCTCGGCGGACCTGCTGCGCGACGTGGCCCGCGGTCCGGGCGCGGCCGTGGACGGCGACCGCGGCACCACCTGGGTGGCCACGGACGACGACGACACGCTCGAGGTGACGCTCCCCGAGCCCACGGTCGTGGACCGCTTCCGGATCATGGTCGATCCCGACGCCCCCGCCTCGACCCCGACGACGGTGGAGGTCAGCAGCGGCGGTCGCACGGCCGAGGTCGACCTGGACAGCCAGGGCCGGGGCGACCTCCCGGGCTGGCCGGTGTCCACGCTCAGCCTGAAGGTCCTCCAGACCGACCAGGCCTTCCTGGTCTCCGGGCGCGACTTCCTCACCGCACCGCCCGGCATCACCGAGCTCTCGGTCAACCGCCACCGCCTGGTCGACCAGCCGCGGGCCGCGGTGACCTACCCGTGCGGGACCGGCCCCGCGGTCCGGCTCGGCACCACCACCGTGCCCACCGCCGTCCGGGCCTCGGTGCGAGACCTGGTGCGCGGTGCGTCGGTGCCGTTCACGCCCTGCGCGGCGAACGAGGTCGACCTGGCCGCGGGCGCCACCGACGTGGTCGCGGCACCCTCGGCGCTGTTCCGTGCCGACACCCTCACGCTCACCCGGATCGGGGCCACCGCCGCGACCGCGACGCCGGTGGAGGTGCGCCGCGACGCCGCCGGGGCGCCGGTCTCGGCCGCCGTACCCGCCCGGTCCGACCGCTCGGTGCTGTCGCTTCCCCAGAACACCAACGTGGGGTGGATCGCCACCCTGGACGGGGACCGGCTCGAGCCGCAGCGCGTCGACGGCTGGAAGCAGGGCTGGGTGCTGCCGGCCGGCAGCGCCGGCACCGTGCGCTTCGACTACGAGCCCTCGGGCACCTTCACCGGCGCCCTGCTGGCGGGCGGGTTCGGGGTGCTGCTCTGCCTGGCCGGGGCCCTGCTGCCAGCGCGACGGCGCACCGGGCTCGCCCGGCTGGCGGACGGCCGCGTCGGCATCCTCGACGTCCTCGTGGTCGTCGCCGCCGGCGGACTGCTGGCCGGCGGGTGGGGCATCGCGGCGTTCGTGGTCGCCGCGGTGCTCGGGCGGCTGACGTCGCGGTGGCTGGGCGCCTGGGGGCTCCTGGCCGCCCTGGGTGCGCTGCTGGTCGGTGTCGGGCTCAGCTGGGCACCGATCAACGAGGCGGACTGGGCCAACGACTGGCGCCAGGTGTGCAGCCTGGCGGCGGTGGCGTGCGTGGTGGCCGCCCTGGCGACGCGGTCAGGACGGCGTGAGACGGTCGAGCCCGTCCACGGCCACGATCCCGAGATGGCGCAGGCACACCGGGCCTGA
- a CDS encoding decaprenylphospho-beta-D-erythro-pentofuranosid-2-ulose 2-reductase, whose amino-acid sequence MLNALGQPQSLLLLGGTSDIALAVAERYAATAPLRVVLAARPGPRRDEAVARLSALGHRVEPLDFEATDTAGHPALVERAAAGGDLDVTVVAFGVLGDEEEAWQDHDAAVRLAEVNYVGPVSVGSALAAQVRRQGHGTIVFLSSVAGERVRRSNFAYGASKAGADGFYLGLGEALREHGGHVLIVRPGFVHTKMTEGRGAAPLAVGADDVAAAVVDAVAARRELVWVPSAMRFVMSGLRHVPRPLFRRLPI is encoded by the coding sequence ATGCTGAACGCCCTGGGCCAGCCCCAGTCCCTGCTCCTCCTCGGGGGCACCAGCGACATCGCGCTGGCCGTCGCCGAGCGGTACGCCGCGACGGCACCGCTCCGCGTGGTGCTCGCCGCCCGGCCCGGCCCGCGTCGCGACGAGGCCGTCGCGCGGCTGAGCGCCCTCGGCCACCGGGTCGAGCCCCTGGACTTCGAGGCCACCGACACCGCCGGCCACCCCGCCCTCGTCGAGCGCGCGGCGGCCGGCGGTGACCTCGACGTCACCGTCGTGGCCTTCGGCGTGCTGGGCGACGAGGAGGAGGCCTGGCAGGACCACGACGCCGCCGTACGGCTGGCCGAGGTCAACTACGTCGGTCCGGTCAGCGTCGGCTCCGCGCTCGCTGCGCAGGTGCGGCGCCAGGGCCACGGCACGATCGTGTTCCTGTCCTCGGTCGCCGGTGAGCGGGTCCGTCGCTCCAACTTCGCCTACGGCGCCAGCAAGGCCGGCGCGGACGGGTTCTACCTCGGGCTCGGCGAGGCGCTGCGCGAGCACGGCGGCCACGTGCTCATCGTGCGCCCCGGGTTCGTGCACACCAAGATGACCGAGGGCCGTGGCGCCGCCCCTCTGGCGGTCGGTGCGGACGACGTCGCCGCGGCCGTCGTCGACGCGGTGGCCGCACGCCGCGAGCTGGTCTGGGTGCCGAGCGCGATGCGGTTCGTCATGTCCGGGCTGCGGCACGTGCCGCGGCCGCTCTTCCGCCGACTGCCGATCTGA
- a CDS encoding acyltransferase family protein: MTSAAQAPAEAGSEGFRDRAFPTLTAVRAIGAVMVVLTHAAFNTGRINQGWTGAVLARFDFGVTIFFVLSGFLLSRPWFLARALGTPAPSTRHYLWKRALRILPLYWLVVVVALTLDPENRDAGWADWLSNLTLTQLYRGGLLPSSLTQMWSLCTEVAFYVLLPLLCVLALGRGPGLDVRRVAVRLGLVSVAGVVWQVVVAQIPGREGHFAQWLPGFLPWFAVGMLFAALSADLTVRPRPHLVERLARDLPGCWILATGVFAIACTPLAGPRLLLVPGTWEAGSKVVLYAVAGAFYLLPLVFGPERDGWVRTQLTGPVPTWLGEVSYGIFAIHMLVLNLVFRLLELDVFTGRFLTVAALSLALTVALATASYHLLEKPALRWKDARFVARTEHAPAAARGATSS; this comes from the coding sequence GTGACCTCCGCAGCGCAGGCACCGGCCGAGGCCGGGTCAGAGGGGTTCCGGGACCGCGCCTTCCCGACCTTGACGGCCGTCCGCGCCATCGGGGCGGTGATGGTCGTGCTCACGCACGCGGCGTTCAACACCGGTCGGATCAACCAGGGCTGGACCGGCGCGGTCCTGGCCCGCTTCGACTTCGGGGTGACGATCTTCTTCGTCCTCTCCGGCTTCCTGCTGAGCCGGCCGTGGTTCCTGGCCCGGGCCCTGGGCACCCCCGCCCCGTCGACACGGCACTACCTGTGGAAGCGCGCGCTCCGCATCCTCCCGCTGTACTGGCTGGTGGTCGTCGTCGCGCTGACCCTGGACCCGGAGAACCGTGACGCCGGCTGGGCCGACTGGCTCAGCAACCTCACGCTCACCCAGCTCTACCGTGGCGGGCTGCTGCCCAGCTCGCTCACCCAGATGTGGAGCCTCTGCACCGAGGTCGCGTTCTACGTCCTGCTGCCGCTGCTGTGCGTCCTGGCGCTCGGTCGGGGCCCCGGCCTGGACGTGCGTCGGGTGGCGGTGCGCCTGGGACTGGTCTCGGTCGCCGGTGTGGTCTGGCAGGTCGTCGTCGCGCAGATCCCGGGCCGCGAGGGTCACTTCGCGCAGTGGCTGCCGGGCTTCCTGCCCTGGTTCGCCGTCGGCATGCTCTTCGCGGCCCTGTCCGCCGACCTGACGGTGCGACCGCGTCCGCACCTCGTCGAGCGGCTGGCTCGGGACCTCCCCGGCTGCTGGATCCTGGCCACCGGCGTCTTCGCGATCGCCTGCACCCCGCTCGCCGGACCACGACTGCTCCTGGTCCCCGGCACGTGGGAGGCCGGCTCCAAGGTCGTCCTGTACGCCGTGGCCGGCGCGTTCTACCTGCTCCCGCTGGTCTTCGGTCCCGAGCGCGACGGGTGGGTGCGCACCCAGCTCACCGGCCCCGTACCGACCTGGCTGGGCGAGGTGTCCTACGGGATCTTCGCCATCCACATGCTGGTGCTGAACCTGGTCTTCCGCCTGCTCGAACTCGACGTCTTCACCGGGCGCTTCCTGACCGTCGCGGCCCTGTCCCTCGCGCTCACCGTCGCGCTGGCCACCGCGTCGTACCACCTGCTGGAGAAGCCAGCCCTGCGGTGGAAGGACGCCCGCTTCGTCGCCCGGACCGAGCACGCACCGGCCGCGGCCCGCGGAGCCACGTCCAGCTGA
- a CDS encoding decaprenyl-phosphate phosphoribosyltransferase produces the protein MVTEGAVGSAATPQRGVARALVRAARPRQWVKNLLVVAAPLAAGELGDGDVLAATVLALVGFCLASSAVYLVNDTADREADRAHPTKRFRPIASGVLPVPVAVGVAVVLGLVAVGLGLVADPNLALLLAAYLAIQVAYAFWLKHEPVLDISIVAAGFLMRAVAGGLAADLLLSQWFLLVAGFGSLFIVAGKRYSELHTLGSEAGTRRSLVRYTDTYLRFVWSTAAGATLISYSLWAFEQPTGDGVPWHTISIAPFLMGLLRYAVDVDAGTAAEPEDIVYRDRVLQLLGAVWLVTVCLGVLTT, from the coding sequence ATGGTGACCGAGGGTGCCGTGGGCTCGGCCGCCACCCCGCAGCGCGGGGTGGCGCGGGCACTGGTGCGCGCGGCTCGGCCGCGCCAGTGGGTCAAGAACCTGCTCGTGGTCGCCGCGCCCCTCGCGGCCGGCGAGCTCGGCGACGGCGACGTCCTGGCCGCCACGGTGCTGGCCCTGGTCGGCTTCTGCCTGGCCTCCAGTGCCGTCTACCTGGTCAACGACACCGCCGACCGCGAGGCGGACCGCGCCCACCCGACCAAGCGGTTCCGGCCGATCGCCTCCGGGGTCCTGCCGGTGCCCGTCGCCGTCGGCGTGGCGGTGGTGCTCGGCCTCGTCGCCGTCGGCCTCGGTCTGGTCGCGGATCCGAACCTCGCCCTCCTGCTCGCGGCGTACCTCGCCATCCAGGTGGCCTACGCGTTCTGGCTCAAGCACGAGCCGGTGCTCGACATCTCGATCGTCGCCGCCGGCTTCCTCATGCGCGCGGTCGCCGGCGGCCTGGCCGCCGACCTGCTGCTCTCGCAGTGGTTCCTGCTCGTCGCCGGGTTCGGCTCGCTGTTCATCGTGGCCGGGAAGCGGTACTCCGAGCTGCACACCCTCGGCAGCGAGGCCGGCACCCGACGCAGCCTGGTCCGCTACACCGACACCTACCTGCGCTTCGTGTGGAGCACCGCGGCCGGCGCCACGCTCATCTCCTACAGCCTGTGGGCCTTCGAGCAGCCCACCGGCGACGGCGTGCCCTGGCACACGATCTCCATCGCGCCGTTCCTCATGGGACTGCTCCGGTACGCCGTCGACGTGGACGCCGGCACCGCCGCCGAGCCGGAGGACATCGTCTACCGCGACCGCGTGCTCCAGCTGCTCGGTGCCGTGTGGCTGGTGACGGTCTGCCTCGGCGTGCTGACCACGTGA
- a CDS encoding glycosyltransferase family 4 protein, translating into MLEDDPLRGKEVAFLSWRDTRNPEGGGAERYLETIAAGLVARGARVTVFCAAHAAAPPEEVVDGVRFVRRGTKLSVYLEGMRALRRGDLGDPDVVVDVQNGLPFFTRLVTRKPVVVLVHHVHREQWPVVYPGLTGRVGWFIERRVAPLLYRRSQYVAVSRATRRELVDLGVRGPRVAVVHNGTDPVVPVAGGESATPLVAVVGRLVPHKRVEHAIDAVLDLRATYPDLVLEVVGSGWWEARLREHAASRGADDAVVFRGHLDEAAKHEVYERAWVLALPSLKEGWGLVVGEAGMHGTPTVAYREAGGTQESVVEEVSGVLVDDPDGFTAALGALLGDPEERARLGRGARVTSHAFTWEHAQESFAQVVRAALAGRRVDAAD; encoded by the coding sequence GTGCTCGAGGACGACCCGCTGCGGGGCAAGGAGGTCGCGTTCCTCAGCTGGCGCGACACCCGCAACCCCGAGGGTGGGGGCGCCGAGCGCTACCTCGAGACCATCGCGGCCGGCCTCGTGGCCCGGGGCGCCCGGGTGACGGTGTTCTGTGCGGCCCACGCCGCGGCCCCGCCGGAGGAGGTCGTCGACGGGGTGCGGTTCGTGCGGCGCGGCACCAAGCTGTCGGTCTACCTCGAGGGGATGCGCGCGCTGCGGCGAGGCGACCTCGGCGACCCCGACGTGGTCGTGGACGTGCAGAACGGGCTGCCGTTCTTCACCCGCCTGGTCACCCGCAAGCCGGTCGTGGTGCTGGTGCACCACGTGCACCGCGAGCAGTGGCCGGTGGTCTACCCCGGGCTCACCGGCCGGGTGGGCTGGTTCATCGAGCGCCGGGTCGCACCGCTGCTCTACCGGCGCAGCCAGTACGTCGCGGTCTCGCGCGCCACCCGCCGCGAGCTGGTCGACCTGGGTGTGCGCGGGCCGCGGGTGGCCGTGGTGCACAACGGCACCGACCCGGTCGTGCCGGTGGCGGGCGGCGAGTCGGCCACGCCGCTGGTCGCGGTCGTGGGCCGGCTCGTGCCCCACAAGCGCGTCGAGCACGCGATCGACGCCGTGCTCGACCTGCGGGCGACGTACCCGGACCTGGTGCTCGAGGTCGTGGGCAGCGGCTGGTGGGAGGCGCGGCTGCGCGAGCACGCCGCGAGCCGCGGCGCCGACGACGCCGTGGTGTTCCGCGGGCACCTGGACGAGGCGGCCAAGCACGAGGTCTACGAGCGCGCCTGGGTCCTGGCCCTGCCCTCGCTCAAGGAGGGCTGGGGCCTCGTGGTCGGCGAGGCCGGCATGCACGGCACCCCGACCGTCGCCTACCGTGAGGCCGGCGGCACGCAGGAGTCGGTCGTCGAGGAGGTCTCGGGCGTCCTGGTCGACGACCCCGACGGGTTCACCGCCGCGCTCGGCGCGCTCCTCGGCGATCCCGAGGAGCGGGCTCGCCTGGGGCGCGGGGCGCGCGTGACGAGCCACGCCTTCACCTGGGAGCACGCGCAGGAGTCGTTCGCGCAGGTCGTCCGCGCCGCACTGGCGGGACGACGGGTGGACGCTGCGGACTAG
- a CDS encoding class I SAM-dependent methyltransferase, with translation MPRPPAPRCGAPWRADLSRSRRLFADFRVEQSDPARFYGALAADSVGQLSTYLDLGGATMLDVGGGPGYFRDAFEAAGATYWALDADVGELSGQGDIATGTVIGDGMRLPFRDAAFDLCYSSNVLEHVREPWRMAEEMLRVTRPGGVAFISYTTWYGPWGGHETSPWHYLGGTRARRRYTARQGHEPKNKYAESLFKVTVAEGVAWARDQRLGEVLDVVPRYNPRWSHGLTRVPGLRELLTWNLVLVVRRW, from the coding sequence GTGCCTCGTCCCCCCGCCCCGCGCTGCGGTGCGCCGTGGCGGGCCGACCTGAGCCGCTCGCGCCGACTGTTCGCCGACTTCCGGGTCGAGCAGAGCGACCCGGCCCGCTTCTACGGCGCACTGGCCGCGGACTCGGTCGGACAGCTCTCGACCTACCTCGACCTCGGGGGCGCCACGATGCTCGACGTCGGCGGTGGCCCCGGCTACTTCCGCGACGCCTTCGAGGCCGCCGGCGCGACGTACTGGGCCCTCGACGCCGACGTCGGCGAGCTGTCCGGCCAGGGTGACATCGCCACGGGCACCGTCATCGGCGACGGGATGCGCCTGCCGTTCCGCGACGCGGCCTTCGACCTCTGCTACTCCTCCAACGTCCTCGAGCACGTCCGCGAGCCGTGGCGGATGGCCGAGGAGATGCTCCGCGTGACGCGACCGGGTGGCGTCGCCTTCATCTCCTACACCACCTGGTACGGCCCCTGGGGTGGTCACGAGACCTCCCCCTGGCACTACCTCGGCGGCACCCGCGCCCGCCGGCGCTACACCGCCCGGCAGGGCCACGAGCCCAAGAACAAGTACGCCGAGTCGCTGTTCAAGGTCACCGTCGCCGAGGGCGTCGCCTGGGCGCGCGACCAGCGGCTCGGCGAGGTCCTCGACGTCGTGCCGAGGTACAACCCGCGCTGGAGCCACGGGCTCACCCGCGTGCCCGGGCTGCGCGAGCTGCTGACCTGGAACCTGGTGCTCGTGGTGCGCCGGTGGTGA